The Actinomyces wuliandei genome contains the following window.
ATCATCAACGGGGAGGTCCCCGGGCGCTTTGTGTGGGCCGACGAGGTGTGCGTCGCCTTTGCCACCATCGAGCCCCACACCGACGGGCACGTCCTGGTGGTGCCGCGCTGCCAGGTCGACTCCTTCACAGACGCCCCCGAGGAGTTGGTGGCCCACCTGGCCGTGGTGGCCAGGCGTGTCGGGGCCACCCAGACGCGGGTCTTCCAGGCCTCCCGGGCTGGGCTCGTGGTCGCCGGCTACGGGGTGGACCACCTCCACCTCCACGTCCTGCCGATCCGCTCGGAGACTGACCTGTCCTTCGCCTCCGCCAGGCACGACGTCCCCGGGGAGGCGCTGGACGCGGCCATGGAGCGGCTGCGGGCTGGGCTGCGTGAGGACGGGTGGGGTGAGTTCGTCCCCTCCCACCTGGGCTCGCCAGCCCGGTAGGCCCGGGTAGGCTCAGACAGGCCTGTGTGGGGTGAGCGGGTCTGAGTGGGCCATTGGAGTGGGTCAGCGGTGGGGGCGCATGACGTGGCCACGGGTGGAGGGGGTTCCACGACGTGGCTGGCGCACCCGGTGCCGCAGCAGGACCGCCCCCAGCACGGCCGAGACCACGGTGCCCAGGAGCACGGCGGCCCGGGCGTGGTCGGTGGTGTCTCCCTCCCCGAAGGCCAGGCCCGCGATCAGCAGGGACACGGTGAAACCGATGCCTGCGATCGCCGCCAGGGCGAGGACGTCGGGGTTGTCGACCCCGTGCCCCAGCCGGAGGCTGGTGAAGCGGGTGAGCAGGACCACCGCCCCCCAGATCCCCAGGACCTTGCCCACGGGGAGGCCCAGGTAGACGCCGATGGCGGCGGGGTCGGCCAGCGCCTCGACCAGGCCGCCTCCGTCAACGATGTTGACCCCGGCGGCGAACAGGGCGAAGACCGGTAGCGCCAGCCCCGCGCTCCAGGGGTGCACCAGGTGGGTGAAGCGGGCTGTCATGCCGGTGGGCTCGGCGCGTGTGGGGCGGGCAGGCACCGTCATCCCCAGCAGGACGCCGGCGATGGTGGCGTGGACGCCGCTGGCGTGCATGAGCCACCAGGCTGCCAGGCCCAGCGGGACGAGCAGGTACCAGTGGGTGGTCCCCCGGCGCACCAGGAGGGCGAAGACTCCCGTGACGGCCAGCGCGCCCAGCAGCGCCAGGGGGTTGAGCCCCTGGGAGTAGAAGAAGGCGATGACGATGATCGCCAGCAGGTCGTCGACCACGGCCAGGGTCAGCAGGAAGGTGCGTGCCGCAGGGGGCATGCCGCGTCCGAAGATGGACAGGACTGCCACGGCGAAGGCGATGTCCGTAGCCGTGGGCACCGCCCAGCCGTCGAGGCTGCCCCCTGAGGAGGTCAGCTGGACGGCGACGTAGACCAGGGCCGGGCCGACCATCCCGAAGACGGCGGCCAGCATCGGCAGGCTCGCCTCCCTGAGGTCGCGCAGTGAGCCGACGACGAGCTCCTGCTTGAGCTCCAGGCCGACGGCGAAGAAGAACACCACGAGGATCCCGTCCGAGGCCCAGTGCGCCAGGGACAGGTCCAGGTGCAGCGCGTGAGGCCCCACCACGGTGTGTGACAGCGACTCGTAGGCGCCCCGCCACGGGGAGTTGGCCCAGACCAGGGCCACGGCGGCGGCGGCCACCATGAGGAGCCCGGAGACGACCTCCGACTCCAGGGCGTGGTGGGCGCGGGCGAGCAGCGCGCGCGGTCGGGGGCGCCGGGAGGCCGTCCGGGTGCGGTCGGAGGACGGTGCTGGAGTCATGTGTGCCTCTCGTGAGGGGAGGCCGCCCCAGGGGGCTCGGCCCTCCAGGTGGGAGGGCCTGCTTGTCCAGCCGGGAGGGCCGTCCGGTGGTCGTCGGTGGGCCAGGCTACCTGAGACGCTGGGTGCCGGTCAGGCTGCTGCGCGGGTGGAGGAGTCGGCAGGACCCGGCAGGGTGACGTGTGTCAACGTCCGTGGGCAAGGGAGGGACAGGGCTGGCAGGGCTGGCAGGCGCTAGGCTGTGGCTGCCTGGCGTGCCCGACCTCCCCGTCCTGGGGCGGGTGCCGTGCCGTCTCCCGGGCGCTCAGCCAGGGCAGCCTGCGGTCCGGCGGCCGGGCGCGCGCCCAGAGCCGCGACCGCACCAGACCACAGAATGAGAGCAGCGCCACGATGACCCAGGCCCGTTCCCGAACCCAGCCCGCCAGCCAGCAGCCGGACGACGCCGAGGCCACCCCCTACCGCTACACGGCCGGGCTGGCCGGCGCCATCGAGACCTCCTGGCAGGACCGCTGGGAGGAGGAGGGGACCTTCTACGCCGACAACCCGGTGGGGACGCTGGCAGGACCCAGGGCGCAGCAGGAGAAGCTCTTCCTGCTGGACATGTTCCCCTACCCCTCGGGCAAGGGGTTGCACGTGGGGCACCCTCTGGGCTACATCGCCACTGACGTCGTCGCCCGCTTCAGCCGCATGACCGGCAGGAACGTGCTGTACACGATGGGCTACGACGCCTTCGGCCTGCCTGCGGAGCAGTACGCCGTGGCCACCGGCCAGCACCCGCGGACCTCCACCGAGACCAACATCGCCACCATGCGCCGCCAGCTGCGCCGCCTGGGGCTGTCCCACGACCCGCGCCGGTCCCTGGCCACCATCGACGTGGACTACGTGCGCTGGACCCAGTGGATCTTCCTGCAGGTCTTCAACTCCTGGTTCGACCCTGAGGCCCAGCGCCGCGACGGCCGCGGCCGGGGCGCCGCCCGGCCGGTCTGCGAGCTGGTGGAGAAGCTGGCCAGCGGCCAGGTGGCGGTGCCTGACGGGCGGGACTGGTCCGAGCTGGACCCGGGGGAGCGCAGCGACGTCATCGACTCCTTCCGGCTGGCCTACGTCACCTCCGCCCCGGTCAACTGGTGCCCGGGCCTGGGGACCGTGCTGGCCAACGAGGAGGTCACGGCCGAGGGCCGCTCCGAGCGCGGCAACTACCCGGTGTTCCAGCGCAACCTCCGCCAGTGGATGATGCGGATCACCGCCTACGCCGACCGCCTGGCCGAGGACCTGGACACGGTGGACTGGCCGGAGAAGGTCAGGCTCATGCAGCGCAACTGGATCGGGCGCTCCGAGGGTGCGGAGGTCGCTTTCAGCGTGCCTGCGGCCGGCCCCGATGCTGAGCTCGTGGTCTACACCACACGGCCTGACACCCTCTTCGGTGCCACCTTCATGGTGGTGGCCCCTGAGCACCCGCTGCTGGGCGGGTCGGGCTCCTCCGCCTCCGCGCGCTCTGCGGAGGAGGTGGCGCAGGACGCGGCCGCCCTGGCCGTGCCTGCTGCCTGGCCCAAGGGCACCAAGGAGGCCTGGACCGGTGGCTACGCCACCCCGGCCCAGGCCGTGGCCGCCTACCGCGCCCAGGCGGCGGCAGCCACCGAGGCCGAGCGCAGCGACGAGGGCCGGGCCAAGACCGGGGTCTTCACCGGGCTGTTCGGGGTCAACCCCGTCAACGGGGCACAGGTGCCGGTGTTCGTGGCCGACTACGTGCTCATGGGCTACGGGACCGGAGCCATCATGGCGGTGCCCTCGGGCGACCAGCGTGACTGGGAGTTCGCCCGGGCCTACGACCTGGACGTCGTGGCGACCGTGGCGCTGCCCGAGGGCGCGTCCCTGGAGGAGGGGGCGTGGACCGGTGACGGTGAGCTCGTCAACTCCGCCAACGAGGAGATCAGCCTCAACGGGATGGGGGTGGAGGAGGCCAAGACGGCCGTCACGGCGTGGCTGGAGTCCAAGGGGGCGGGCCGGGCCGCAGTCACCTACCGCCTGCGTGACTGGCTGTTCTCCCGGCAGCGCTACTGGGGCGAGCCCTTCCCCGTGGTGTGGGACCAGGAGGGGCGTGTCCACGCCCTGCCCGAGTCGATGCTGCCCGTGGAGCTGCCCGAGGTCACCGACTACTCGCCGCGCTCCTTCGACCCCGACGACGCCGCCAGCGAGCCCGAGCCGCCTCTGAGCAGGGCCACCGAGTGGGTGGAGGTTGAGCTGGACCTGGGGGAGGGCCCCCGGACCTACTACCGCGAGACCAACACGATGCCCCAGTGGGCCGGGTCGTGCTGGTACGAGATGCGCTACGCCGACCCGGACAACGAGGACGCGCTTATCGACCCTGCCAACGAGGCCTACTGGATGGGACCCAGGCCCCAGGACGGCAACACCTCGGGGGGTACCGACCTGTACGTGGGCGGGGTCGAGCACGCCGTGCTGCACCTGTTGTACTCCCGCTTCTGGCACAAGGTGCTCTTCGACCTGGGGGTGGTCTCCTCCTCCGAGCCCTACCACCGCCTGTTCAACCAGGGCTACATCCAGGCCTACGCCTACACCGACTCCCGAGGCCAGTATGTGCCTGCCGAGGAGGTTGAGGAGGCTGAGGGGCCTGACGGCAGCACCGTCTACACCTGGCAGGGCCAGCCGGTCACCCGTGAGTACGGCAAGATGGGCAAGTCCCTGAAGAACATCGTCACCCCTGACGAGATGTACGAGGCCTATGGTGCGGACACCTTCCGCGTCTACGAGATGTCCATGGGGCCGCTGGACGTGGACCGGCCCTGGGAGACCCGGGCGGTGGTGGGGGCGCAGCGTTTCCTGCAGCGCCTGTGGCGCAACGTGGTGGATGAGGCCACTGGTGACACCGTCGTGGTCGACCAGCCTGCCCAGGAGGAGACCCGTCGCCTGGTGGCGCGCACGGTGGTCGGGGTGCGTGAGGACTACGAGGGGATGCGTCTCAACACGGCGATCGCCAAGCTCATCGTGCTCAACAACCACCTCACCGGCCTGGACCCCGTGCCGCGTGAGGCGGTCGAGCCACTGGTCCTCATGACGGCCCCGGTCGCTCCGCACATCGCCGAGGAGCTGTGGAGCAGGCTGGGGCACGAGGGCTCCCTGGCCCGTGAGCCCTTCCCCGAGGTCGCCGACGAGTCCCTGCTGCGCGCTGAGCAGGTGACCTGCGTGGTCCAGGTCCAGGGGAAGGTGCGCGACCGCCTCCAAGTGGACCCGGACATCTCGGAGGAGGAGCTGGAGAAGGCCGCGCTGGCTGCTCCCGGCGTGCGGCGCAGCCTGGACGGCCGGGGCGTGCGCCGGGTCATCGTGCGGGCGCCGAGGCTGGTCAGCATCGTGCCCGAGTGAGTCCAGGACCGTGCCTGGGGGGCGAGCCCTGGTGCCCTTCCTGGTCCCTGCTGGCTGGTCCGGACGCCCCCGGGCTTCCGTTGCCTCGGCCCGGGGGCTGGCGCGTGTCAGCGTCGCCGCAGGGTGCCTAGCACGGAGCGGGAGATCTCCCGGGTGATCTGACGGCCCACGGTGCCCAGGTTCCTCTCCACCTCGCGCCGTCGGCGCTCGGTGGCCCGCTGCGCCTCCTTCTGACGATGCTCGGCGTCCCGCTCGGCCTGCCTGACCAGACGCTGCGCCTGCCTGCGTCGCTGGTCCGCCTCCTTCTGGGCGGCCTTGCGGGCCTCCTCCTCGGCCTGGGCCGCCTCAGCGGCCTGGGCGTCAGCCTCGACCCGGGCCGCCAGCATCTCGTAGGCGGACTCGTTGTCCACCGCGGTGGCGTAGGTTGCTTGCAGGGGGGAGGAGGCCAGCACCTGGAAGACGGTCGTCTCCTGGGCCGGGCCCATGACGGAGGCTGGCGCGTCCACGACCACCGGGGCCACTGGCGCCGGTCGGCCCTTGTCGTCCAGGACACTGACCACGGCCTGCCCGGTTCCCAGGGAGGTCAGCACCTCGGTCAGGTCCAGGGGAGAGGTGGGGAAGGTGGAGACAGCCTTCCTGAGCCTGGCGGCGTCGGCCGGCGTGTGGGCGCGCAGCGCGTGCTGGACGCGGCTGCCCAGCTGGGCCAGGACCTCGTCGGGCAGGTCTGTGGGCGACTGGGTGACCAGGACGATCCCCACGCCCTTGGAGCGGATGAGGTGCACAGTCCGCACCACGGCCTCCAGGAACGCCTTGGAGGCGCCGGAGAACAGCAGGTGGGCCTCGTCAAGGAAGAACACCATGGTGGGCCTGTCCGGGTCGCCCACCTCCGGGAGCACCTCGAAGAGCTCGGCCAGGAGCCACATGAGGAAGGTGGAGAACAGCGTTCCCTGGGACTGGACGTCGGCCAGCTCCAGGGCGGGCTCGCCGAAGAAGACGTCCCCGCCCGCAGCCTCCAGGGCCGACACCTGACGCAGGATGACCCTTGCGGTCGCCGTCGAGACCCCGCCGATGGCACGCAGCTGCTCCTTGCCCTCCTGGGAGCCGGTCAGGTAGTCGATGACGGCCCGCAGGTCCTTGAGGTCCAACAGCGCCAGCCCCTGGGCGTCCGCCCAGTGGAAGACCAGCTGGAGCGCCGAGGTCTGGGTGTCGTTGAGCTCCAGGACGCGTGAGAGCAGGACGGGGCCGAACTCGGTGACCGTGGTGCGGACCGGTGTGCCGCTGGCAGGTGCGTCCGGCTGGGAGCCGCCAAGGCGGAACAGCTCCACCGGGAAGGCCCGACCGCTCCACTCCTGGCCCGTGGCAGCTGTGCGCGCGGTGAGCCTGTCGCTGGCGGGACCCGCCTCAGCCAGGCCGGTGAGGTCACCTTTGACGTCGGACACGAAGACCGGGACCCCGGCGGCAGACAGCCCCTCAGCCAGCAGCTGGAGGGTGTGGGTCTTCCCGGTGCCGGTAGCGCCTGCCACCAGGGCGTGTCGGTTGAGCAGGCCCAGGGGGACACCCACGCGCAGCCCTGCCACTGCGGTAGGCTCCCCCTCTACCTGGGTGTCCAGGTAGGTGCCCACCGGCAGCACCGGGGTGGGGAAGGAGTAGCCGGAGCGTACCTGGGCTGCGTAGTCCGACCCAGTTTCAGCCTCAGCAGTTGCGGGACAGGCCTGGTACCTCGGAGTACCCCTGAGGTCGTGCCGCCTCCGGTGGGCGGGGCGATTTCCACGGCTGTACGGGGCAGGTCGTGCTAGTTACCGCTAGATCCGGCTAGGCTGGTTCCATGACGCTCGCCGTGGTCACCGACTCTGCCGCCTGCCTGCCAGCAGAGTCCTGCGACCGTCACGGTATCGCTGTCGTCCCTCTCCACCACACCGGTGACGGCAGCGGCGACGTACCGTCTGCCGCTGGTGGGACACCAGCCACGTCGCGTCCCAGTGTCGAGGAGCTGGAGCAGGCCTACCGTGATGCGGCGCAGCGGGCTGACGAGGTCCTGGCCCTCCACGTCTCCGGGGTCCTGTCCGGCACGGTGGACAACGCCCGGCTGGCCGCGTCGCGGCTCAACGGTGACAGGCCGGACCTGGTCCGGGTGCTGGACTCCGCCAGCTGCTCCGGGGCACTGGCCCTGGCGGTCCTGGCCGCAGCCCAGGCTCCCGACGCCCGTCGTGGTGCCGCCCTGGCCCGGGAGAGCCTGGCCCGCTCCCACCAGTTCTTCGTCGTCGACGACCTGCGGTACCTGGCGCGGTCAGGACGTATTGACCTCACCACGGCGCGGCTGGGGGGCGTCTTGGGAATTCGCCCGGTCCTGTCCGTCCAGCCTGAGGGGATACGGGCCGTGGAGACGGTGCGGGGCGGTGCGCGTGCCCGCAGGCACATGGTGGCCCAGGTCGTGCGGGCTGCCGGAGGAACGGCGCTGCGCGGACCCCGACGCCCGGCGGACCCGGTGATCCTGACCCTCCAGGCCCCCGAACCTGACCTCCCTGGCCTCAGGGAGGAGGTGGACGCCGCCGTGGCGCGCTCGGGAGCGCGGGTCTCGCAGGTCCTCACCCTGCCGGTGGACAAGGCGCTGGAGGTCCACCTGGGGCCTGGCGCCACAGGGGTCGCGGTGGCACCTCGGCTCCTGGTCCAGGTTCGTGCCTGATCCTGTCCGGAGGGTGCCCGTGCGGGCGCCGTGTGAGCGGCGCCTTGTGAGCGGGCGCTGCCCGGCCACCACAGCGCGTACGGAACTGGCCGTGTCCACAGCCCGTCCTGGCTGACCGGGCACCAACAGCCTCCTCCCGCCTAGCGTCGCTGCCATGAGCGGCAGGAGACCAGCCCCGGGCAGGCCCGGTCACCGGTCTGTGGACAGGCTGGTGCGCCTGGCCTGCGCCCCTGACCCTGAGGAGCCCCCCACCCGTCCTCGGCGGGCCGTGCTCGCCCCCCGTGCTGCTGTCGTGGCGGGCACGCTGCTCATGGTCCTGGCTGCGCTCCTGGCGCTGCGCACAGTCCTGGGTGCCCCCGCAGTGGGGGAGGACGTCCCGAGAGCCGCCGGGACCTCGGGGGCAGGGGAGTCCTCTACCCAGGCGCCTGCCACGGCTCCGGCCACCCTGCCCCAGGGCGTACCGCCGAGCGACCCCCGTGCCACCAGCAGCACCGGAGCCTCTACCCAGCCAGGGCAGGCGGGGTCCTCCCAGGCTACCGGGCAGGTGGTCGTCCACGTGACCGGTGCCGTCGCCTCTCCTGGGGTCGTGGTCCTGGGGCAGGGAGCGCGCGTTGCCGACGCGATCGAGGCGGCTGGCGGGGCGACCCAGGAGGCGGATACCGACCAGCTCAACCTGGCGCGTGTCCTCAGCGACGGGGAGCAGGTGCGCGTCCCCCGTGAGGGCGAGGTCCTGACCGATCAGGAGGCTGGAGCAGGACAGGTCGGGGAGCAGCCGGGACAGTCAGCCTCCGGGGCGGCCCACGACGGGCAGGGACAGGAGGCGAGCGGCCTGGTCAACATCAACACGGCCAGCGCCCTGGAGCTGGAGGGGCTGCCGGGGATCGGGCCGGCGCTGGCCCAGCGGATCGTGGAGCACCGGGAGGCCAACGGTCCCTTTGGCTCCGTGGACGAGCTCACGGAGGTCTCCGGTATAGGACAGGCCAAGCTGGAGGCTCTCAGGGAGGTGGCTGTGGTATGAGGCAGCAAGTTCGGCAGCGTGGGGACCTGGCTGGGGGCAGTCCTGGCCCTGGGACGACTGGCTCAGGGGCTGGCAGCCCGGCGCAGGAGCGCAGGTCCCAGGAACGCGACCACGCCCTGGTGGACAAGGCCCCCGAGCCCCTCGACCTCAGGCTGGTGGCACCAGCCGGCCTGTGCTGGGTCGCAGCGTACTGGGCCGTCGGGGTCGGCGGTGCACACGGGTGGCGCCACGTCCTGGCAGCAGCTGGCGTGTGCCTCGGGGCTGCGATGCTGCTGACCGTGCCGGTGGTCCGGTTCCGGCCGCCACGCCACCGGGCGGACCCGCGCCCAGGCGCCCCGGAGGATCCTCGGGCAGTCGGGTCCGTGAGCGCCAGCCTGCTGCTGTGCGCCCTGGCTGTCTCAGCGGTCCTGACGGTCACTGCCGCCCAGCTGTGGTCGCGTGCGGGGGACCCGCTGGTCCTGGCTGCGGGAACCTCGGTGTCTCCGCCGCAGGCCGCTGGCGCGGTGACGCTGACCGCAACGGTGGGTGAGCAGCCACGGGTCCTGGCCCGGGCCGGGTCCACCACCGTGGTGACCAGCCTGCTGGTGCACAGCGTGGAGGGAGAGCCCTGCAGGCTCACGGCTACGGTACTGGCGGACGCTCAGTGGCTGGACCTGGACATGGGGACGCGGGTCCGGGTGAGGACCCGGCTCCAGCCTGCCGAGGCGGGCAGCTCCCGGGCGGCGGTCATCGGCTCAGGCGCCCTGGTCCAGGTCCTGGCTCCTCCTAGCGGGACCCTGGCGGTCGTGACGTCGCTGCGACAGGGCCTGGCTGCAGCCGTGGCCGGGGAAGAGGGCCAGTCGGAGCAGCCTTCTCGCGCGGCTGGGCCGGGCCAGACCGCACCGACCGACCAGCAGGGCCAGGTGGGCCAGGCAGGAACAGCGCTATGGTGGCACCAGGGTGCCCAGGCCCTGGTGCCCGGCATCGCCCTGGGGGACGACCACGCCCTGCCCACGCAGGTGCGCCTGGACATGCGTACGGTCTCTATGACGCACCTGACCGCAGTGTCTGGGCAGCATGTGGCCATCGTCCTGGGGCTGGGGCTGGGCGCACTGGGCGTCGTGCCGCGACGGTGGCGCGCGGTGGCGGGTGCCGTACTGCTGGGTGGCCTCGTGGTCCTGGTCCGTCCCTCCGGGTCCGTCCTGCGCTCAGCGGCCATGGGCGGTGTCATGCTTGCCGGGGTGGCTGCGGGCAGGCGCTCGGCCTCGGTGCCCGCCCTGTGTGCCGGCGTCCTCCTCCTGCTCCTGGCTGACCCCTTCCAGGCGCGTGACTACGGGTTTGCCCTGTCCGTGGCGGCAACCGCCGGGATCCTGCTGGGAGCACGGCCTGCGGCGGCCCGCCTGTCCCGCTACCTGCCCCGGTGGCTGGCCGCTGCCCTGGCCCTGCCCACGGTTGCCCAGGCGGCCTGTGCTCCCCTCCTGGTTCTCCTCCAGCCACAGGTGGGACTGTGGTCGGTCCCTGCCAACGTCCTGGCGGCCCCGGTGGTCCCCGTGGCCACGGTGAGTGGCATCGCCGCCGCCTTGGTCGCACCGCTGTGGCCTGAGGCGGCCTCTGTGATCGCCTGGCCAGCGCTCGCGTCCTGTGCGTGGCTGGTGGTAACAGCCCGCAGGCTTGCTGGCCTGCCCGGCTCCGCGCTCGCCTGCCCCGGAGGCGTACCCGGGGCGCTGGCCCTGGCCGGGCTGGAGATGGTGGTGCTGGCGGTGGCCAGCCGAGGGCTGCGACGCAGGACAGGAGACGGCCTCAGCCTCCTGTCTGGTCTCCTGTCCCGTGGCAGGCTAGCCCCATGGCACCCACCCGAGCCCCACGGTCCCGCAGCAGGCGCAGCGCACCGGAAGGACCCACGTGGGACCAGGTCGAGCTGGCTCCGGTGGTCCTTGTCAAGGCGGGGGAGGAGGTCCTGGCAGACCGTGCGGTGGCCCGTCTCCTGTCGCAGGCCCGGACGAAGGACCCGACCACGGAGATCATCCGGGTCGAGGCCGCCACCTATGAGGCCCACCAGCTGGACACACTGGTGTCCCCCTCCCTGTTCGGCGAGCCCCGGCTGGTGCTGGTCCCGGCCCTGGAGCAGATGACTGACGCCCTGCTGACCGACCTGCTGGCCTATGTCGGCTCCGCCGCAGCCCTGGCTGACCCGGAGGTCAGCGTCGTCCTACGGCACAACGGTGGGCAGCGCGGCAGAAGGCTCCTGGAGGCCGTCGGGTCCTCTGGCTACCCCGTGGTCTCCTGCCCTCCGGTGAAGTCCCCCCGGGACAAGTCCGCGTTGGTGAGCGCCGACGTGGCACGAGCGGGCCGACGCATCGAGCCGGAGGCCGTCGGTGCCCTCGTGGACGCGCTGGGAAGTGACCTGCGCGAGCTGTGCTCGGCAGCTGACCAGCTTCTCGCTGACACCCAGGGGACAATCACCGCCGAGCACGTGAGCACCTACTATGCCGGACGCATTGAGGCCACCGGCTTCACCGTGGCGGACGCCGCAGCCGCAGGCAGCACCTCGGCAGCCATCACCGCGCTGCGCCACGCCGTGGCCACCGGGACCGACCCGGTGGTGGTCGTGGCGGCGCTGGCGACCAAGGTCCGCCAGCTGGCACGTGTGGCCGCCGCCGGAGGCCGACGCATGAGCCCGGCCGACCTGGGCATGGCGCCCTGGCAGGTGGACCGGGCGCGGCGCGAGCTCTCCGGCTGGTCCGACGACGCCCTGGCCACGGCTATCGTGGCGGTCGCCAGGGCTGACGCCGAGGTCAAGGGAGGCAGTCGGGACGCTGTCTACGCCGTCGAGCGCGCCGTGCTCACCGTGTGCCGTGCCCGCAGCAGGGGAACGACCTCGCGGCGGTGAAGCCACGAGGGTGAGTCAGGAGGCTGGCCATGAGCAAGCCAGCCGGGTGCGTGCGCCCGGGACGGGCCGCCGAGTGGCTAGGCCCCTTGGTACCTAGCGCTTCCTGTACAGGGCCTTGGTGGCGTAGACAGGCTCGTTGGTGACCTGGACCCCCAGGGCGCGCAGTATCCCCTCGTCCACGGGACCCAGGATGGTGGAGGTGTGCACGTCGCAGCCACGCAGGTTGTCCAGCTGCTCCAGGGCTCGACGGGCGTTGCTGTCCCCGTTGGCGGACACGGCCAGGGCGATGAGGACCTCGTCGGTGTGCAGGCGGGGATTGTGGGAGCCCAGGTGCCTGGTCTTGAGCGTCTGGATCGGCTCGATCGAGGCCGGGGCCAGCAGGTCGACGTCATCAAGCCCGGCCAGGACCTTGAGCGCGTTGAGCAGCATGGCCGAGCAGGCTCCCAGCAGCGCCGACGTCTTGCCGGTGACAATCCGCCCGTCCGGCAGCTCGACAGCGGCAGCAGGAGCGTCGGTGGACTCCGCTACCTGCAGGGCGGGCCGCACCACCGGCCGGTCCTCCTTGCTCGCGCCGACCTTGGCCATGAGAAGGGATATCCGGTCGGACTGGACGGACTCCACTGCGTCACGCCTCTCCGCCACCAGCGCCTTGTAGTAGCGGCGGATGACCTCCTGGACAGCCGCCTGGCGGCAGGCCTCGTCGTCACTGATGCAGTACCCGGCCATGTTGACGCCCATGTCCGTGGGGGAGGCGTAGGGGGAGGAGCCGAGGATCTCCTCGAACAGACGGGTCAGTACGGGGAAGACCTCCACGTCGCGGTTGTAGTTGACGGCCTGGGTGCCGTGGGCCGCCAGGTGGAAGGGATCGATCATGTTGACGTCGTCAAGGTCCGCCGTGGCTGCCTCGTAGGCGATGTTGACCGGGTGGTCCAGAGGCAGGTTCCAGATGGGGAAGGTCTCGAACTTGGCGTAGCCGGAGGCGATGCCGCGCCGGTGGTCGTGGTAGAGCTGGGACAGGCAGGTGGCCATCTTGCCTGAGCCCGGTCCGGGAGCGGTGACGACGACCAGGTCGCGGCTCGTCTCAATGTACTCGTTGCGCCCGTAGCCCTCCTCGGAGACGATCCGAGTCACGTCGCCCGGGTAGCCGGGGATGGGGAAGTGACGGTAGACCCTGATGCCCAGGCTCTCCAGCTTGCGCCTGAAGTCCTGGGCCTGGCGGTTGTCGTCCGTCCACTGGGTGATGACGACGCTGCCCACGTACAGCCCGTAGCCCCTGAAGGCGTCGACGTGGCGCAGCAGGTCGTCCTCGT
Protein-coding sequences here:
- the holA gene encoding DNA polymerase III subunit delta translates to MAPTRAPRSRSRRSAPEGPTWDQVELAPVVLVKAGEEVLADRAVARLLSQARTKDPTTEIIRVEAATYEAHQLDTLVSPSLFGEPRLVLVPALEQMTDALLTDLLAYVGSAAALADPEVSVVLRHNGGQRGRRLLEAVGSSGYPVVSCPPVKSPRDKSALVSADVARAGRRIEPEAVGALVDALGSDLRELCSAADQLLADTQGTITAEHVSTYYAGRIEATGFTVADAAAAGSTSAAITALRHAVATGTDPVVVVAALATKVRQLARVAAAGGRRMSPADLGMAPWQVDRARRELSGWSDDALATAIVAVARADAEVKGGSRDAVYAVERAVLTVCRARSRGTTSRR
- a CDS encoding DUF1846 domain-containing protein, which gives rise to MRIGFDRDTYRRMQSTHIAQRRAQFSGKLYLEFGGKLIDDMHASRVLPGFTPDNKVVMLAELSDEVEVVVAVSARDLARSKVRADLGISYEDDLLRHVDAFRGYGLYVGSVVITQWTDDNRQAQDFRRKLESLGIRVYRHFPIPGYPGDVTRIVSEEGYGRNEYIETSRDLVVVTAPGPGSGKMATCLSQLYHDHRRGIASGYAKFETFPIWNLPLDHPVNIAYEAATADLDDVNMIDPFHLAAHGTQAVNYNRDVEVFPVLTRLFEEILGSSPYASPTDMGVNMAGYCISDDEACRQAAVQEVIRRYYKALVAERRDAVESVQSDRISLLMAKVGASKEDRPVVRPALQVAESTDAPAAAVELPDGRIVTGKTSALLGACSAMLLNALKVLAGLDDVDLLAPASIEPIQTLKTRHLGSHNPRLHTDEVLIALAVSANGDSNARRALEQLDNLRGCDVHTSTILGPVDEGILRALGVQVTNEPVYATKALYRKR